A region of the Candidatus Wallbacteria bacterium genome:
TAAAGGCAGATGAAGCCAATGCTATGCTTGCAGCAATCTTCAAAGAGCAGAATGCGGACATCCGGTTCAGCCCGGATTTAGGCCTGCGTCTGAACGGGCACCCCTATTCTCTAAAGCTTGCCGCAGGCCTCATCCTCACCGGCCAGGTCACACCTGGCGAACTGGAGAATTCCACAGATGGAATCACTGAGCAGCTGGAGGAATATCTGCTCTCAAAGATCTGGGACTCTCTGGATGATGAGGCCAGGGATATAGTGGATCATCTTGCACTGCTTAGAATCCCTGTCAACCACGAACTGCTTGAGTCGATCAGGAAAATAAAATCCAGAAAAGGGCTGAAACTTCTGCAGGATTACTGCCTGGTCGAGTTGGACAGAAACGGACTCTGCAGCCTGCACAGCCTCCTTTCCAGTTTTGCAGAGCGCAGAATGGAAAGTGCCCGAAAGGCTGACATTCACAGAAGGATCGGCCTGGCTTTCGATTGCAATGAAACCAGCAGGCTTGAATTCCGAATGGATGGATACTATCACTTTTTCTCTGCCGGAGAGAAGGAAGAGGCCGTAAAATGCCTGATCAGACTATGCGAACATGCCGGAATGAGCGGTGGAAGCCTGGATGGTTTAGTCAGCCTGATTGACGATGCCCTGACTTTCTGTCCAGGCATCGAGACTGACCGGCTTCTGGACCAAAAAGTCAAAATACTTTGCCGGATGAGGAGAATCGCTGAATCTGAGGCTGTCCTTTTAAAGATAAAAAATGATGCAATGCGCGAATCCGCCAGGGCTTTTACGCTTTATCAGGGCGGCAGATATGCAGAGGCCCTTCCATATTATGAAAAGTGCTCAGCCGGAGCGGCATCCGACAGATCCGTGGATGCCCATTTCAACAGACTCCTGCTGGCAATCTGTTATCATTACACTGGCAGGTCTTTAGAAACCGAAAGCGTACTTGAGGAAATACAGAAACTCGGACTGGACGGCGTTCCTGATTATTCCCTGATCCTGCAATATAATTTTCAGGCTGTATTCCATTTCTACAAGGGTGACATCTATGGAGCAATCAAATTCATTGAAAAAGAAATTGTACTGTGCCGCAAGCTGCAGGCCTTGAACAGTCTCACCATTGCCCTGCACAACCTGGCCCAGTTCCATAAAAATCTCAACATGCCGGATAAGGCACTGGATCTTATCAGGGAACCGATCGCGATCTCGATTGAACACAACCTGGTCGAATGCCTTGCCATGTGCCACAGCCTGGAAAGTGATGCCTATTTCATGAAAGGTGATTACACGACCTCGCTGGCTGCGGCTGAAAAAGGGCTTTCTGCAGCAATGAAAGCCGGCTATACCCGTTATGAAGCGATAGAACTCAATCAGATCGCAGACTGTTCCCTGAGGCTTGGCGACATTGCCAGGGCTGAAGCAGGTTTCAGAAAAGCACTGGAAGTGATAAACAGGGAACAGAATGCAATGTTCATTGCCGAGCTTTCGCTGAGGTCTGCCGGATTTCTGCTTGTGACAGGCAGGGCTATGGAAGCCGAACCCCTGATCAGAAATGCAATGGTTTTTGTTGAAAAGAGCGGCCTTGCCAGACTTGGAGCCAGAACATTTTTCTTTTCATATCTGTTTGAGAAGACCTGCGGCAATAAAGAAAAAGCCCAGGATTTTCTAAATAAGTATCATCAGTATCTCAACCTTCTTCCTCCTGAATCCCAGGCCTGTATCAAAACCGATCTGGACTGGTTTGATGAAAATTCTTCAAGAACTGATACCAGGACTATCTCAGTTTTCATGCGCTCAGAAAAGCGGGCAGTATCCGGCATGGAGCACGAGAGTTTCAGAAAGCGCAAACACGAATTCGAATTTTATACGGATTTCATCAGCAGGGAAATCCTGATTGACGGCATAGAAAAGCCGCTTTTTGGCAGACGCGTTCTGATGCTGCTGCTTCAGACCTTTGTGGCCGATCCTTCGAAATCGCTTACTATAGGTGAAATCTTCC
Encoded here:
- a CDS encoding NB-ARC domain-containing protein, producing MKIPQKPVGFNRRNEELSLLQERAANCGVMVIAGMPGIGKTVLAADLARELNRGVFSEAVAWIECRPGWESSDLFSAIQESLVRISGRKNIGQQKPEPQFLAETLEEIRFALFIDAFHLVEDRRTLEFVSQSRETLKNSLLVIVTGKKPELQPVELMDIFQHTVKGLKADEANAMLAAIFKEQNADIRFSPDLGLRLNGHPYSLKLAAGLILTGQVTPGELENSTDGITEQLEEYLLSKIWDSLDDEARDIVDHLALLRIPVNHELLESIRKIKSRKGLKLLQDYCLVELDRNGLCSLHSLLSSFAERRMESARKADIHRRIGLAFDCNETSRLEFRMDGYYHFFSAGEKEEAVKCLIRLCEHAGMSGGSLDGLVSLIDDALTFCPGIETDRLLDQKVKILCRMRRIAESEAVLLKIKNDAMRESARAFTLYQGGRYAEALPYYEKCSAGAASDRSVDAHFNRLLLAICYHYTGRSLETESVLEEIQKLGLDGVPDYSLILQYNFQAVFHFYKGDIYGAIKFIEKEIVLCRKLQALNSLTIALHNLAQFHKNLNMPDKALDLIREPIAISIEHNLVECLAMCHSLESDAYFMKGDYTTSLAAAEKGLSAAMKAGYTRYEAIELNQIADCSLRLGDIARAEAGFRKALEVINREQNAMFIAELSLRSAGFLLVTGRAMEAEPLIRNAMVFVEKSGLARLGARTFFFSYLFEKTCGNKEKAQDFLNKYHQYLNLLPPESQACIKTDLDWFDENSSRTDTRTISVFMRSEKRAVSGMEHESFRKRKHEFEFYTDFISREILIDGIEKPLFGRRVLMLLLQTFVADPSKSLTIGEIFQSVWEREYDQETDCNTFRMTLSRLRSELDKGKTDRFICAGDETGTYRFNTKCDYCIII